In Bacteroidota bacterium, one DNA window encodes the following:
- the smc gene encoding chromosome segregation protein SMC, translating to MYLSKLEIIGFKSFANKTLLKFDSGMTSVVGPNGCGKTNVVDAIRWALGEQKSSTLRSDTMENVIFNGSRNRKPLGMAEVSLTIENTKGILPTEYSEVTITRRLFRSGESEYLLNKAQCRLKDIIELFMDTGMGANAYSVIELKMIETILSDRTEERRKLFEEAAGVTKYKARRKEAIRRLDQVTTDLEKIDSIIREVTKAVASLERQAEKAAKYNDLSSTLRTLEIDLLEREYSEAHARIAPLRALLEEQEQARTHLMSELAKFESLIDLVTREEEEIEEQLDLSERALREKNETYRRLRETIVGTGERINSLVAQHERTLADIAQLEASQSALSSQCETKQGSLDSLRIAAETRGAEKEAVATQYAAARESLEAKRRDLAVAQRSVNELLSEKNRQLEDAAQFKARLEEIDRREGQLSSERETLTIREHDLKDRNTSLSIEHENSLRLLADAEQTRREAMATRDELKNRLDELQNQSFTVQKEIGQHLSKIEFLTSLVERTLGTSEGAEFLMKSHGWSRSGAPITVLDAVSTSEEYRAAVENALGDAGQYFVVDSRAEALEAVEALKHSQKGKATFICLDEVPSSEAVDSPVGVLGKLIFESKYERLYRLLLGRTATASSLNEAYDILRSNSDLERVVTLEGEVVARTGMLRGGSKKNSEGSMIGKQHQIKELEEKVAVLRVEVDRIQQEIASSNQAYEAIKLGEIESQLSVAQNGFRKSERALEECSYDLKRSSEQLQKVTTELESLSIRKAEQSAMLQDVAPALEELELRYAEASVTLASVQHEVQAAEGSLAAETERYTAAQLAAAEAQNAYDSTVAEVRRLENEIAAAITQLATKRQDLDRFHTDRTANETKLTELNTMLASLEEEIRTTQEQHNSVAEKRKEKQQLALKYREGLREQRNEHEKTINASHELDIKIRELDSRIAEFERRSREEFEMPELAIKEYLDVETFSFPETREEIQRLRQQIKNLGNVNHLAYEEFNKERERLEFLTTQRKDLADAQRTLLETIEEINTTATNKFIETFELVRKNFKEIFRSLFNEGDECELALEEGKDPLEAQIEITAQPRGKKPHGIESLSGGEKTMTAIALLFSIYLVKPSPFCILDEVDAPLDDANVDRFLQLIKKFTVDTQFIVVTHNKRTMAAADALYGVTQEEDGVSKIVSVRLKRELAAAA from the coding sequence ATGTACCTTTCAAAGCTTGAGATCATCGGTTTTAAGTCGTTCGCGAACAAGACGCTCCTGAAGTTCGACTCCGGCATGACCTCGGTCGTCGGTCCGAACGGATGCGGCAAGACGAACGTCGTCGACGCCATCCGTTGGGCCCTTGGCGAACAGAAGTCCAGTACGCTGCGCTCTGACACGATGGAGAACGTGATCTTCAACGGCTCGCGAAATCGCAAGCCGCTCGGAATGGCGGAGGTCTCGCTCACGATCGAAAACACGAAAGGGATCCTACCGACCGAATACTCCGAGGTCACGATTACGCGCCGCTTGTTCCGCTCCGGCGAGTCGGAGTATTTGCTGAACAAGGCGCAGTGTCGATTGAAGGATATTATCGAGCTTTTTATGGACACCGGCATGGGCGCAAACGCCTATTCGGTGATCGAGCTCAAGATGATCGAGACGATCCTCAGTGATCGTACCGAAGAACGACGCAAGCTCTTTGAAGAGGCTGCCGGCGTTACAAAGTATAAAGCCCGCCGCAAAGAGGCCATTCGTCGACTCGATCAGGTAACGACGGACCTCGAGAAAATCGATTCTATCATCCGGGAAGTCACCAAGGCCGTTGCATCGCTCGAACGTCAGGCGGAGAAAGCGGCAAAGTATAACGATCTGAGCTCGACACTCCGAACACTGGAAATCGATTTGCTCGAGCGCGAATACTCCGAGGCCCACGCCCGTATAGCCCCGCTTCGCGCATTGCTTGAAGAACAGGAACAGGCACGGACCCATTTGATGAGCGAACTTGCGAAATTCGAATCGCTTATTGATCTCGTCACCCGCGAAGAAGAAGAGATTGAGGAGCAATTAGACCTCTCGGAGCGTGCACTGCGGGAAAAGAACGAGACGTACCGTCGTTTGCGCGAAACGATCGTCGGCACCGGTGAGCGCATCAATTCACTCGTCGCACAGCACGAACGTACGCTTGCGGACATTGCCCAACTCGAGGCTTCGCAGTCGGCGCTCTCGTCGCAGTGCGAAACGAAGCAGGGAAGTTTGGATTCGCTTCGTATCGCGGCAGAAACCCGCGGCGCGGAAAAAGAAGCGGTTGCCACCCAATATGCTGCCGCCCGTGAATCGCTCGAAGCAAAACGACGCGACCTTGCCGTTGCGCAGCGCAGCGTAAACGAGCTTCTTTCCGAGAAGAACCGGCAGCTTGAGGATGCGGCGCAGTTCAAAGCGCGCCTTGAAGAGATCGACCGCCGCGAGGGGCAGCTTTCGTCCGAGCGCGAGACGCTTACCATACGCGAGCACGATCTCAAGGATCGTAACACGTCCCTTTCGATCGAACACGAGAATTCGCTTCGGCTCCTTGCCGATGCCGAGCAGACCCGACGCGAGGCGATGGCTACGCGCGATGAGCTCAAGAACCGTCTCGACGAACTGCAAAACCAATCGTTCACCGTCCAGAAAGAGATCGGACAACATCTTTCGAAGATCGAATTCCTGACGAGCCTCGTTGAGCGCACGCTTGGTACGAGTGAAGGGGCTGAATTCCTGATGAAGTCGCACGGTTGGTCGCGCTCTGGCGCACCGATTACAGTGCTCGATGCGGTATCGACTTCTGAAGAATACCGTGCCGCCGTCGAAAATGCGCTCGGCGATGCAGGACAGTACTTCGTTGTCGATTCGCGTGCGGAAGCGTTGGAAGCCGTGGAGGCGCTGAAACACTCGCAAAAGGGAAAGGCGACATTCATCTGTCTCGACGAAGTCCCGTCTTCCGAGGCTGTCGATAGTCCGGTTGGCGTGCTCGGCAAGCTGATCTTCGAATCGAAATACGAGAGACTGTACCGATTGCTCTTAGGCCGAACTGCAACGGCGTCGTCGCTCAATGAGGCATACGACATTCTTCGATCGAACAGTGACCTCGAACGTGTAGTCACCCTTGAAGGTGAAGTCGTCGCGCGTACCGGTATGCTTCGCGGTGGGTCGAAAAAGAACTCCGAAGGTTCGATGATCGGCAAACAGCATCAGATCAAAGAGCTCGAGGAGAAGGTCGCGGTGCTCCGTGTTGAGGTCGATCGTATTCAGCAAGAGATCGCTTCCAGCAATCAGGCATACGAAGCTATCAAGCTCGGGGAAATTGAATCGCAACTGTCGGTTGCTCAAAACGGATTTCGCAAGTCGGAGCGAGCACTTGAAGAGTGTAGCTACGACCTCAAGCGCAGCTCCGAGCAATTGCAGAAGGTGACGACCGAACTTGAAAGCCTCTCGATTCGCAAAGCGGAACAGTCTGCCATGTTGCAGGATGTCGCACCTGCGCTCGAAGAACTTGAATTGCGCTATGCCGAGGCCAGCGTCACACTTGCGTCGGTGCAGCATGAGGTTCAAGCGGCCGAAGGTTCGCTTGCGGCCGAGACCGAGCGCTACACCGCGGCTCAACTTGCCGCAGCCGAAGCGCAGAACGCCTACGATTCGACGGTCGCGGAGGTGCGACGCCTCGAGAATGAGATAGCTGCCGCGATCACCCAGCTTGCAACCAAGCGTCAGGACCTCGACCGCTTCCACACCGATCGTACGGCCAACGAGACGAAGCTCACCGAGCTGAATACGATGCTTGCTTCACTCGAAGAGGAGATCCGCACGACGCAGGAGCAGCATAATAGCGTCGCCGAGAAGCGTAAAGAGAAGCAACAGCTTGCGTTGAAGTACCGAGAAGGACTTCGTGAACAACGTAACGAGCACGAGAAGACCATCAACGCATCGCACGAACTCGATATCAAGATCCGTGAACTTGACTCGCGCATTGCCGAATTCGAGCGTCGATCGCGTGAAGAGTTCGAGATGCCGGAGCTTGCGATTAAGGAATATCTTGATGTCGAGACGTTCAGCTTCCCCGAGACGCGTGAAGAGATCCAACGTCTGCGTCAGCAGATCAAGAATCTCGGCAACGTCAATCATCTTGCGTATGAAGAGTTCAACAAGGAGCGTGAACGACTCGAATTCCTGACCACGCAGCGCAAAGACCTCGCTGATGCACAGCGAACACTGCTCGAAACAATCGAGGAAATCAATACGACGGCCACGAACAAATTTATCGAGACTTTCGAACTCGTCCGCAAGAACTTCAAAGAGATATTCCGCTCACTCTTTAACGAAGGTGACGAGTGCGAACTGGCCCTGGAAGAAGGGAAGGACCCGCTCGAGGCACAGATCGAGATCACTGCTCAACCGCGTGGGAAAAAGCCGCATGGTATCGAATCGCTCTCGGGCGGTGAGAAGACGATGACAGCGATTGCGCTGCTCTTCTCGATCTATCTCGTGAAGCCCAGTCCGTTCTGTATCCTCGATGAAGTGGATGCTCCGCTCGACGATGCGAACGTCGATCGCTTCCTGCAGTTGATCAAGAAGTTTACGGTGGATACTCAGTTCATCGTCGTGACGCACAACAAGCGGACGATGGCGGCTGCAGACGCGCTCTACGGCGTGACGCAGGAAGAAGACGGTGTGTCGAAGATCGTCAGCGTACGCCTCAAACGAGAGCTCGCTGCCGCTGCGTAG